The following coding sequences lie in one Fusobacteriaceae bacterium genomic window:
- a CDS encoding DUF4325 domain-containing protein, whose protein sequence is MSISRKMKSEIKAFLLSAIYHKRSPYIEAEAEFGISRQTIRTYLIELENDGFIIAGKQKTNKQYALKDLKNVHFSYQNLNALSEDAIYKNAILPLLSEQTDLVKQKILYIFSEMVNNAIEHSGGNRLDISYFEDYFCINIFIADDGVGIFNKIIKDHCLANAGEVVFELKKGKLTSSPHRHSGEGIFFSSKASDLFIIYSGSEKAILSETSGAIEEYPLIDSVVQGSVIYFAIKKNTTVPIKEIFDKFTDEESYDFSKTEIIIRLAQEYEDVLMARSQARRILRRIEDFQEVVLDFKDVKMIGQGFADEVFRIFRREYPEIKVDCINQNADVLFMIERAKRAAKKESEANQK, encoded by the coding sequence ATGAGCATATCACGAAAAATGAAATCAGAAATCAAAGCATTTTTGCTGAGCGCAATCTACCACAAGCGTTCGCCGTATATTGAAGCTGAAGCGGAATTTGGCATCAGCCGTCAGACAATCCGAACGTATCTTATAGAATTGGAAAACGATGGATTCATTATTGCCGGGAAGCAAAAAACAAATAAGCAATATGCGCTGAAAGATCTCAAAAATGTCCATTTTTCGTATCAAAATCTGAACGCCTTGTCTGAAGACGCCATCTATAAAAATGCGATCCTCCCCTTGCTGTCAGAACAAACGGATTTAGTCAAACAAAAAATCTTATACATTTTTTCTGAAATGGTCAATAACGCCATAGAGCATTCCGGCGGGAACCGTCTTGACATAAGCTATTTCGAAGATTATTTTTGTATCAATATTTTTATTGCAGATGACGGGGTCGGTATTTTCAACAAAATTATCAAAGATCATTGTCTTGCCAACGCAGGCGAGGTGGTATTTGAGCTAAAAAAAGGTAAACTGACTTCTTCGCCTCACAGGCATTCCGGTGAGGGGATCTTTTTCAGTTCCAAGGCATCCGATTTGTTTATCATTTATTCCGGTTCCGAAAAAGCCATTCTGAGTGAAACTTCTGGAGCAATCGAAGAATACCCTTTGATTGACTCAGTCGTGCAAGGCAGCGTAATTTATTTTGCCATAAAGAAAAACACGACTGTTCCCATAAAAGAAATCTTTGACAAATTCACTGACGAAGAAAGCTATGATTTTAGCAAAACGGAAATCATCATCCGACTTGCCCAGGAATATGAGGACGTCTTGATGGCAAGGTCGCAAGCCAGGAGAATTTTACGCAGAATTGAAGACTTTCAGGAAGTTGTGTTGGATTTTAAAGACGTAAAAATGATTGGGCAGGGCTTTGCGGATGAAGTTTTTCGCATTTTCCGGAGAGAATACCCTGAAATCAAGGTGGATTGCATCAATCAGAACGCAGATGTTCTTTTTATGATAGAAAGAGCAAAGAGAGCGGCAAAAAAGGAGAGCGAGGCAAATCAGAAATAA
- a CDS encoding alpha-2-macroglobulin family protein yields the protein MKKYFLLLMLILLLACGKKEQAPQSDTPPATAAVQTVTSEAPKTEAATTADEKKEEPKAETTAEKPAEPRVSEAPAIAANQDKPAEAATTAVAAEPAPSPKGEDTTPRVAFIGGDRSGDGASVEIVLTKPVKDGFDPSAYVRVVDAVDGTALTVKTAVFKDTIKLMGGFETDREYTVTVLAGIPAADETKLSADVTENVKFSEREPRIAFLNEGILLPSTADRSIILRTMNVTKVDVKVWKVFENNFTQYLHNFHFKSNGMNGYGNNLLADYNLAQVAEEIAVKSFTINNNKNKWVQSALDLRGIIDGKGLYLLSVSFPRDGVSYEFPEDLPEWRRDSFFYRGVVSKAILLTDVALIAQKDGGGKIFVSAMDIVKNEPAPGAKISLVSATNQLLGEKLSDGDGNVVFTDNTKNAFYVVAEYDDKKSLLKLNDPLSMDGFKVGGQTATEGLKAFVYTERGVYRPGDPIHIGIVARNEKSVLPDDHPVKVTVYTPTGAKYIEDAVIPSGKNGFYTWEFSTKTSDNTGIWKLVATIGSHTVTKEIMVETVVPNKIQNTLTAPESITGDAKLLDWSIDSKYLFGSPAAGLVAEGDIIITEAPADFENYKNYAFSAPGTYFYATYDNFTGFLDENGHVDIQTNLENIQYRSLNVHVQLVARVLEESGRPVRTQKVVLVKKFDSYVGIERNNRYLGNNAPVNIKVITPATDGEKLVAGRNLEYRVYYNRYSWWWDYSNFDDFIRSIKDDKETELVETKDFTSTEDPYVIGFVPEYEGEYYVEVTDLDSNQVTGTSFYASDWTDPANVVKLDGLRISTDKAKYRSGEKAVVTFEGTKGAKALVAIEQNGKIVKRFLKSIGEGAVKEEIDLEKSMAPNIYVHVSLLQDYARKNDRSLRLYGTVPVLIEDEDTKLNLSLEAPDSVRPNETFTVKITNDKNKKAEYTVAVVDEGLLDLTAFQTPDPWTFFYQKTASLLRQYDNYGSIMDRPWGDIHQILKVGGEVMAMAEASRARKADLGFEDENRFKPVALWQGVLSTNEKGEGEVAFTMPNYMGSVRIMVVAAQGASYGSAEKTMTVKAPVVVLESLPRTLKVGDEFIFPVKVFALEENIGDIEVYYSFNGKRQSQTVNLEKGKDTTVFFREKIDPRAGLNQVAIGVKSAAYDHEETVGMAVNSNALPIYESQYVVTTDNTPAAFSQKHDYVGNTVASYVTISNTPILGIDQRLRWLIQYPYGCVEQTTSAAMPQLFIDRLMTPGAWDKKEVLKNINAGVNRLCTQFQRSDGGFSYWPGESSVDDWGTAWAATFLINARKMGYYVPENSWNRLIKYLTRQVRERKGGRYASTDRTSANYYLQTRTFTLYLLALAGNPLLSEMNYTWANETADLSPFAKLYLAAAYKLAGEDNTAKEIFAKSEIKETLAKTDRSTDHYRYTYGSNLCDMGVYLHLYHTIHGEVDQNMLDDVLGLLRSGAWYNTQGTAWALLALSDITANNSDKALKGTITMDGVATSYEGNGQTRVTIPETIREIVVTPEARGNSFISYYWEGTPLNEETANIVKGFTLERKYYDKDGNPFNPREAESGKTFWLEILVNSDSNNRYLVVDNVALTQILPTGWEIENTRLTGEPYPEWIRNKLSGVEDYARYTDIRDDRIIWFFDYDTYRYGNNGVYRFFVKINAVTRGVFDFPGTKLEAMYDNNYRSYLNGYPVRVVDKNIPLDEKNPDSNTPL from the coding sequence ATGAAAAAGTATTTCCTGCTGTTGATGCTGATCCTGCTGCTGGCATGCGGAAAAAAAGAGCAGGCGCCCCAAAGCGATACGCCGCCGGCGACAGCCGCCGTACAGACCGTGACGTCCGAAGCCCCCAAGACCGAAGCCGCGACGACCGCCGATGAAAAGAAAGAAGAACCGAAAGCGGAAACGACGGCGGAAAAGCCTGCCGAGCCCCGGGTCTCGGAAGCGCCCGCCATTGCGGCAAATCAGGATAAACCGGCCGAAGCCGCGACGACCGCCGTTGCCGCCGAGCCCGCGCCCAGCCCCAAGGGCGAAGACACCACCCCGCGGGTGGCTTTTATCGGCGGAGACCGGTCCGGAGACGGGGCCTCCGTGGAGATTGTCCTCACGAAGCCTGTCAAAGACGGCTTTGACCCCTCCGCCTACGTCCGGGTCGTGGACGCCGTCGACGGGACCGCGCTTACGGTCAAGACCGCCGTCTTCAAGGATACGATCAAGCTCATGGGCGGTTTTGAAACGGACAGAGAATATACGGTCACGGTCCTTGCCGGAATTCCCGCGGCCGATGAGACGAAGCTGAGCGCGGACGTTACGGAAAACGTAAAATTTTCCGAACGGGAACCGCGGATCGCCTTTTTGAATGAAGGGATTCTGCTGCCCTCCACGGCGGACCGCTCGATTATCCTCCGGACCATGAACGTCACCAAGGTCGACGTCAAAGTCTGGAAAGTCTTTGAGAACAATTTTACGCAGTATCTGCACAATTTCCATTTCAAGAGCAACGGCATGAACGGCTACGGCAACAATCTGCTCGCGGATTACAACCTCGCGCAGGTGGCCGAGGAAATCGCCGTCAAGAGCTTTACGATCAACAATAACAAAAACAAGTGGGTGCAGAGCGCCCTTGATCTGCGCGGTATCATCGACGGCAAGGGACTGTATCTCTTGAGCGTCTCCTTTCCCCGGGACGGCGTCAGCTATGAGTTTCCCGAGGATTTGCCCGAATGGCGGCGGGACAGCTTCTTTTACCGGGGGGTCGTCAGCAAGGCCATTCTTTTGACCGACGTGGCCCTGATCGCGCAAAAGGACGGCGGCGGCAAAATTTTCGTGAGCGCCATGGACATCGTGAAAAACGAGCCCGCGCCGGGCGCCAAAATCAGTCTCGTCAGCGCCACGAACCAACTCCTGGGGGAAAAACTCTCCGACGGGGACGGCAACGTCGTCTTTACCGACAACACGAAAAACGCCTTCTATGTGGTCGCCGAATATGACGACAAAAAATCCCTGCTGAAGCTAAACGATCCGCTCTCCATGGACGGCTTCAAGGTCGGGGGCCAGACGGCGACCGAAGGACTCAAGGCCTTCGTCTATACGGAGCGGGGCGTTTACCGGCCCGGCGATCCCATTCACATCGGCATTGTCGCCCGGAATGAGAAAAGCGTTCTCCCCGACGACCATCCGGTCAAAGTGACGGTCTACACGCCCACAGGCGCCAAATATATCGAAGACGCCGTGATTCCCTCGGGCAAAAACGGCTTCTATACCTGGGAATTTTCGACGAAGACCTCGGACAATACGGGCATCTGGAAACTGGTCGCCACGATCGGCAGCCATACGGTCACCAAGGAAATCATGGTCGAGACCGTCGTGCCCAACAAAATCCAGAATACGCTGACGGCGCCTGAATCCATTACCGGCGACGCGAAGCTCCTCGACTGGAGCATAGATTCCAAATACCTCTTCGGCTCTCCCGCGGCGGGACTTGTCGCCGAAGGAGACATCATCATCACCGAAGCGCCGGCGGATTTTGAAAACTATAAAAACTACGCCTTTTCCGCGCCGGGAACTTATTTTTACGCCACCTATGACAACTTTACGGGATTCCTTGACGAAAACGGACACGTCGATATTCAGACGAACCTCGAAAATATCCAGTACCGCTCCCTCAACGTCCACGTACAGCTGGTGGCGCGGGTTCTGGAAGAAAGCGGACGGCCCGTCCGGACGCAAAAAGTCGTCCTGGTGAAAAAATTTGACTCCTATGTGGGCATAGAGCGGAACAACCGCTATCTGGGCAATAACGCCCCCGTCAACATCAAAGTCATCACGCCTGCGACCGACGGGGAAAAACTCGTCGCGGGCCGCAATTTAGAATATCGCGTTTACTACAACCGCTATTCCTGGTGGTGGGATTACAGCAACTTTGACGACTTCATCCGGAGCATCAAGGACGACAAGGAGACGGAACTCGTGGAGACAAAGGACTTCACCTCCACGGAAGATCCCTACGTGATCGGCTTCGTTCCCGAATATGAAGGCGAATACTATGTGGAAGTCACGGATCTCGATTCCAATCAGGTCACAGGGACGTCCTTCTACGCCTCCGACTGGACGGATCCCGCCAACGTCGTCAAGCTGGACGGGCTCCGGATCTCGACGGACAAGGCCAAATACCGCTCCGGGGAAAAGGCCGTCGTGACCTTCGAGGGGACAAAGGGCGCGAAGGCCCTCGTCGCCATTGAACAAAACGGAAAGATCGTCAAGCGCTTCCTCAAATCCATCGGCGAGGGCGCGGTCAAAGAAGAGATCGACCTCGAAAAATCCATGGCCCCCAATATCTATGTACATGTGTCCCTCCTGCAGGATTACGCGCGGAAAAACGACCGCTCCCTGCGGCTCTACGGGACAGTCCCGGTCCTCATCGAGGATGAGGACACAAAGCTCAACCTCTCCCTTGAGGCCCCCGATTCCGTGCGGCCCAACGAGACCTTTACCGTAAAAATCACCAACGACAAAAACAAAAAAGCCGAATACACCGTCGCCGTGGTGGACGAAGGGCTTCTGGATCTGACGGCTTTCCAGACCCCGGATCCCTGGACCTTCTTCTATCAGAAAACAGCGTCTCTGCTGCGCCAATACGACAACTACGGCAGCATCATGGACAGACCCTGGGGCGACATTCACCAGATCCTCAAGGTGGGCGGCGAAGTCATGGCCATGGCGGAAGCTTCAAGGGCGCGAAAGGCGGACCTCGGCTTTGAGGATGAAAACCGCTTCAAGCCCGTAGCCCTGTGGCAGGGCGTCCTTAGTACAAATGAAAAGGGCGAGGGTGAGGTCGCCTTCACGATGCCAAACTACATGGGCTCCGTCCGGATCATGGTCGTCGCGGCCCAGGGGGCTTCCTACGGCAGCGCCGAAAAGACCATGACCGTCAAGGCCCCCGTGGTCGTGCTGGAATCTCTCCCGCGGACGCTCAAGGTCGGCGACGAATTTATCTTCCCGGTCAAGGTCTTCGCCCTCGAGGAGAATATCGGCGACATCGAAGTTTATTATTCCTTTAACGGCAAGCGCCAGAGCCAGACCGTCAATCTCGAAAAGGGCAAAGACACGACGGTATTCTTCCGGGAGAAAATCGATCCCCGGGCGGGCCTGAATCAGGTCGCCATCGGCGTCAAAAGCGCCGCCTATGACCACGAGGAGACCGTGGGCATGGCCGTCAACTCCAACGCGCTTCCGATCTATGAGAGTCAATATGTGGTGACGACGGACAACACTCCGGCCGCTTTCAGCCAGAAACACGACTATGTGGGCAATACGGTCGCGAGCTACGTGACGATCTCCAATACGCCGATCCTCGGCATCGATCAGCGGCTCCGCTGGCTGATCCAGTATCCCTACGGCTGCGTGGAACAGACGACGTCCGCCGCCATGCCGCAGCTTTTCATTGACCGGCTCATGACCCCGGGCGCCTGGGACAAAAAAGAGGTCCTCAAAAACATCAACGCGGGCGTCAACCGGCTCTGCACGCAGTTCCAGCGCTCTGACGGCGGCTTTTCCTACTGGCCCGGCGAAAGTTCCGTCGACGACTGGGGAACGGCCTGGGCGGCCACGTTCCTGATCAACGCGCGGAAAATGGGTTATTATGTGCCCGAAAATTCCTGGAACCGGCTGATCAAATACCTGACGCGGCAAGTCCGCGAGCGGAAAGGCGGCCGTTACGCCTCCACAGACAGAACTTCGGCAAATTACTATTTGCAGACGCGGACCTTTACGCTCTATCTGCTGGCGCTGGCAGGAAATCCGCTCCTCAGTGAAATGAACTACACCTGGGCCAATGAAACGGCTGATTTGAGCCCATTCGCCAAGCTCTATCTCGCCGCGGCCTACAAGCTCGCCGGCGAAGACAATACGGCAAAGGAAATCTTCGCCAAATCCGAAATCAAAGAGACGCTGGCCAAAACGGACCGATCGACGGACCATTACCGCTACACCTACGGCTCCAACCTCTGCGACATGGGCGTTTATCTCCATCTCTACCACACGATACACGGCGAGGTGGATCAGAATATGCTCGATGACGTCTTGGGCTTACTGAGATCAGGCGCCTGGTACAACACCCAGGGCACGGCCTGGGCGCTTTTGGCCCTGTCCGACATCACCGCCAACAACAGCGACAAAGCCCTCAAGGGCACGATCACCATGGACGGCGTCGCGACTTCCTACGAAGGGAACGGACAGACCCGGGTCACGATCCCCGAAACGATCCGGGAGATCGTCGTGACCCCCGAAGCCCGAGGCAACAGTTTCATCAGCTACTACTGGGAAGGGACGCCCCTCAACGAGGAGACCGCCAACATCGTCAAGGGCTTTACGCTGGAGCGTAAGTACTACGACAAAGACGGAAATCCTTTCAATCCGCGGGAAGCGGAGTCCGGAAAAACCTTCTGGCTCGAGATCCTCGTCAACAGCGACAGCAACAACCGCTATCTCGTCGTGGACAACGTGGCCCTGACACAGATCCTGCCCACGGGCTGGGAGATCGAAAACACGCGACTGACCGGGGAGCCATACCCCGAGTGGATCCGAAACAAATTGAGCGGCGTCGAAGACTACGCGCGCTATACGGATATCCGCGACGACAGGATCATCTGGTTCTTCGACTATGATACCTATCGCTACGGCAACAACGGCGTCTACCGCTTCTTCGTCAAGATCAACGCCGTGACCCGGGGCGTCTTCGACTTCCCCGGCACAAAACTGGAAGCCATGTATGACAACAACTACCGCTCCTACCTCAACGGCTACCCCGTCCGGGTCGTAGACAAAAACATCCCCTTGGATGAAAAAAATCCGGACAGCAACACACCACTATGA
- a CDS encoding ABC transporter permease, translating into MNKRRTSLILFILTMLFFYLPLVCLVVYSFNEGRAMVWSGFSLKWYRELFVYSAEIWTSFRWSVVIAATSALISTTIGTLGAIAIQWHDFPGKKLIRVMSYVPLMIPEIILGVSLLIMFATIRFSLGLTTIFIAHTTFNIPYVLFLIMSRMDEFDYSIIEAAYDLGASELQTLGKVVIPALLPGIVSGFLISVTLSFDDFVTTFFVSGPGSSTLPLRIFSMVRLGVNPAINSLSVLLIGISVVLTLSTKKLQKHFIN; encoded by the coding sequence ATGAATAAAAGACGGACATCTTTAATCCTATTTATCCTGACCATGCTCTTTTTCTATCTGCCGCTGGTCTGTCTCGTGGTCTATTCCTTCAATGAAGGCCGGGCCATGGTCTGGAGCGGATTCTCCCTCAAATGGTACCGGGAGCTCTTTGTCTATTCCGCCGAGATCTGGACGTCCTTTCGCTGGAGCGTCGTGATCGCGGCGACCTCGGCTTTGATCTCGACGACCATCGGGACTTTAGGGGCTATCGCCATCCAGTGGCACGATTTCCCAGGAAAAAAACTGATCCGGGTCATGTCCTATGTGCCGCTGATGATCCCGGAAATCATCCTTGGCGTCTCGCTCTTGATCATGTTCGCCACGATCCGTTTCAGCCTCGGGCTCACGACGATCTTCATTGCCCATACGACCTTCAACATTCCCTATGTGCTGTTTTTGATTATGTCGCGGATGGATGAATTCGATTACTCGATTATCGAGGCCGCCTACGACCTCGGGGCTTCGGAGCTTCAGACCCTTGGGAAAGTGGTGATTCCGGCGCTCCTACCCGGGATCGTGTCGGGTTTTCTCATTTCCGTGACGCTCTCCTTCGATGATTTTGTGACGACATTTTTTGTCTCGGGACCGGGCTCGTCGACGTTGCCGCTCAGGATATTTTCCATGGTGCGCCTGGGCGTCAATCCGGCCATCAATTCGCTGTCGGTGCTCCTGATCGGGATCTCCGTGGTCCTGACCCTTTCGACGAAAAAGCTGCAGAAGCACTTTATCAATTGA
- a CDS encoding ABC transporter ATP-binding protein yields MGKNDIRIEHVNKSFDGVKVLNDINLTIEDGEFFTILGPSGCGKTTLLRMIAGFITPDSGAIYLGNENILGLPPNRRNVNTIFQKYALFPHLTVYENIAFALRIKKLGRREIDEEVRKYIDLVGLNEHVNKKPNQLSGGQQQRVAIARALINKPGVLLLDEPLSALDAKLRQNLLIEIDNIHDEVGITFIFITHDQQEALSISDRIAVMNEGNVLQVGTPAEVYEAPSDSFVADFLGENNFFEGEIVSLIDERFARLKNKTLGEITIEMDKPVRVGDRVRVSIRPEKLKLSKMSPPQTDKILNVARAFVHEVIYSGFQSKYFVWMEGDKEMPFKIFKQHAIYFDEEDEDVVWWDEEAWVYWDADDGFLVEVTGRE; encoded by the coding sequence TTGGGAAAAAACGACATCAGAATCGAGCATGTGAACAAGAGTTTTGACGGGGTAAAGGTTTTGAACGACATCAACCTGACGATTGAGGACGGGGAATTTTTTACGATTTTGGGCCCTTCGGGCTGTGGGAAGACGACGCTTTTGCGGATGATCGCCGGTTTTATCACGCCCGACTCGGGGGCCATCTACCTCGGGAACGAAAACATCCTGGGTTTGCCGCCCAACCGGCGCAATGTCAATACGATCTTTCAAAAATACGCGTTGTTTCCACACCTGACGGTCTATGAAAACATCGCTTTCGCCCTGCGGATCAAGAAGCTCGGCCGCAGGGAAATCGATGAGGAAGTGAGAAAATACATCGATCTCGTCGGCCTCAACGAGCATGTGAACAAAAAGCCCAACCAGCTCTCTGGCGGGCAGCAACAGCGGGTCGCCATCGCCCGGGCCCTGATCAACAAACCCGGGGTCCTGCTGCTGGACGAGCCGCTCTCGGCCCTGGACGCCAAGCTCAGGCAGAATCTCCTGATCGAAATCGACAATATTCATGACGAAGTGGGGATCACGTTTATCTTCATCACTCACGACCAGCAGGAGGCCCTTTCGATTTCCGACCGGATCGCGGTCATGAACGAGGGAAACGTCCTCCAGGTGGGGACGCCTGCCGAAGTCTATGAAGCGCCCTCGGATTCGTTCGTTGCGGACTTTTTGGGTGAGAACAATTTCTTTGAGGGGGAAATTGTGTCCCTCATTGACGAACGCTTTGCCCGGCTCAAGAACAAGACCCTCGGCGAGATCACCATAGAAATGGACAAGCCCGTCCGGGTGGGGGATCGGGTCCGGGTGTCGATCCGGCCTGAAAAATTGAAACTTTCCAAGATGAGTCCCCCGCAGACCGACAAGATCCTCAACGTGGCCCGGGCCTTCGTCCACGAGGTCATTTACTCAGGCTTTCAGAGCAAATACTTCGTCTGGATGGAAGGGGACAAGGAAATGCCCTTCAAGATCTTCAAGCAGCACGCCATTTATTTTGACGAGGAAGACGAAGACGTCGTATGGTGGGACGAAGAAGCCTGGGTCTACTGGGACGCCGACGATGGCTTCCTTGTGGAGGTGACGGGCCGTGAATAA
- a CDS encoding ABC transporter permease, translating into MIPMAVVLVYAFLKKGLYGGVELEFSLQAFSVFKDHVFLIVLGRTILISIFITFFTVVLAIPSAYFIARSNHKQEFLFLIIIPFWTNFLIRIYSWVAILGNNGLVNSLLLKSGLIKEPLQLLYNMAAVIVISVYTDLPFAILPLYAVIEKFDFTLIEAARDLGMTNGQAFFKVFLPNIKAGVITAVLFTFIPSLGSYAVPRLVGGTQSIMLGNLIAQHLLTTRNWPLASVISGGLIVVTGITIYLFMRISRKSAAEAEATVDE; encoded by the coding sequence ATGATCCCCATGGCCGTCGTCCTGGTGTACGCGTTTTTGAAAAAGGGACTCTACGGCGGCGTGGAGCTGGAATTTTCCCTGCAGGCCTTCTCGGTCTTCAAGGACCACGTTTTTTTGATTGTGCTGGGCCGGACGATTCTGATTTCCATTTTCATCACGTTTTTTACCGTGGTTCTCGCGATTCCCTCGGCCTATTTCATCGCCCGGAGCAATCACAAGCAGGAATTTCTTTTTCTCATTATCATTCCCTTCTGGACAAATTTTTTGATCCGGATTTATTCCTGGGTGGCCATCCTCGGGAATAACGGCCTCGTCAACAGTCTTCTCCTCAAAAGCGGGCTCATCAAAGAGCCCTTGCAACTGTTGTACAACATGGCGGCCGTCATTGTGATATCCGTTTATACGGACCTCCCCTTCGCGATCCTGCCGCTCTACGCGGTAATCGAAAAATTTGACTTTACGTTGATCGAGGCGGCCCGGGATCTCGGCATGACCAACGGACAGGCTTTTTTCAAGGTTTTTTTGCCGAATATCAAGGCCGGCGTCATTACGGCCGTCTTGTTTACTTTTATTCCCAGTCTCGGATCCTACGCGGTCCCGAGGCTCGTCGGAGGAACGCAGAGCATCATGCTGGGGAACCTCATCGCGCAGCATCTGCTGACGACCCGCAACTGGCCCCTGGCCTCGGTCATTTCCGGCGGCCTTATTGTCGTCACGGGCATTACGATCTATCTTTTTATGCGAATTTCGCGGAAGAGCGCGGCGGAGGCGGAGGCGACGGTCGATGAATAA
- a CDS encoding peptidylprolyl isomerase: MKRIFKLTILLLFVFGAVAFGKPKKQSLRYNDIRCTFVTTQGEVSFYLYPEAAPITVANFINLAKRGFYNNNRIHRAIDGFVFQAGDPTGTGKGGPGYSIPDEIVNWLDFFQPGMLAMANAGPNTGGSQYFVTLAPADWLNGRHTVFGETEGEQDSEIIRKLEYGDIIKEIRFSSNADGYLSLHKAKVDEWNKTLDKNFPNLRKYAVKPASPSAQAAYQAELKAIYAARPKKQEKEPFIAKTLKKVENKFSGDDKKAQAATKEQEKVDALKSDLEDLKTRAAGVKGQQ; this comes from the coding sequence ATGAAAAGAATATTCAAATTGACCATACTGCTTCTCTTCGTATTCGGCGCCGTAGCCTTCGGCAAGCCGAAAAAGCAGTCGCTCCGCTATAACGACATACGCTGTACGTTTGTGACAACCCAGGGAGAGGTAAGTTTTTATCTCTATCCCGAAGCGGCGCCGATTACGGTGGCCAATTTCATCAACCTGGCCAAACGCGGGTTTTACAACAACAACAGGATCCACCGGGCCATTGACGGCTTCGTGTTCCAGGCGGGAGACCCCACCGGCACCGGAAAGGGCGGACCCGGCTACAGCATCCCCGACGAGATCGTGAACTGGCTTGATTTCTTCCAGCCCGGTATGCTGGCCATGGCAAACGCGGGACCCAATACGGGCGGATCGCAGTATTTCGTGACCCTCGCCCCCGCCGACTGGCTCAACGGCCGCCATACGGTATTCGGCGAGACCGAAGGAGAGCAGGACAGCGAGATCATCCGCAAGCTCGAATACGGCGACATCATCAAGGAAATCCGCTTCAGCTCCAACGCCGACGGCTATCTGTCCCTGCACAAGGCCAAAGTCGACGAATGGAACAAGACGCTGGACAAGAATTTCCCCAATCTGCGCAAATATGCCGTGAAACCGGCTTCGCCCTCGGCCCAGGCCGCCTATCAGGCCGAGCTCAAGGCCATTTACGCCGCGCGGCCCAAGAAGCAGGAAAAGGAACCCTTTATCGCCAAGACCCTGAAAAAAGTTGAGAACAAGTTCTCGGGCGATGACAAAAAGGCCCAGGCCGCGACGAAGGAACAGGAAAAGGTCGACGCGCTGAAATCGGATCTCGAGGATCTGAAGACCCGGGCGGCGGGCGTCAAAGGGCAGCAATAA